The genomic segment TCTGTATTCATACTCTAGCATTAAGGATTACTTGTAGttcttgaattaaattattAGTAGAATACGTGGTAGacttatttaatatatatgaCACATTGTTAATGACTATAAACTTTTGAAAAACTGATCTGAATGTAGAAAACATTGCACCTTTCAAAAGAAATAAGCTGATCTGCATTTAAATACAACTAGCCTTCCGCTTAAATATTCAAATTCATTAAATACCCAATGGTCAAgagtaaatataattatacattattaacagaaaaactgaattaaacttttaaaataatgcttccaaccagttaaaaaataacaacctATAGGAAACATACACTTCTTAAAGTATTTTAAGATGGTAGATTCAAGAGCTGCACATAATACACTTTGAGGGAGAAATGcctaaaaaactttattttagattGATTTCATATAtgccttttatttaaataatttttcatgTATGCCTTTTTACAGTTAATTGTGTAATTGGGTGgcattatttaaatgtattttgttaatgATGAAAAGCTGCAGTCCACCTAGGAAAACATTATTAAAGAGGTGCTCACCACATTCCTCAAATGAGAATAAAAGAAGCTGGAGATGGCTTTCCATGTGTTGACATCTACCTTTATAACACCCAGACAAACGGGATGAAACACAGTATTTTATGTCAGGAGAGATAATAATTACTCATTCAAGCAATTGCTTGGCTTTTCTCAAAATGACTAATGAACTGTGTAGCAATAAGAAATTACTACTCCTGATCTTTAACTTTTTGTTTCATACTcggtttcttttaaatatttttttaattgattcttTAATCTCCTCTGTTTTTAATACATGAATAATAGGATTCAGCAGATATGGAATGGAGCGTGACAGTGAAGTACTTAGAATTCTAGCATTTGGATGAAGTGTGCTACTAGATGCTGCAAAGTATATTCCTAATATCGTTAGGTAGAAAACTGCCACCAACATTAGATGGGAAGTACAGGTATTGAATGCTTTCCAGCGTCCTTCTAGTGATGCAATTTTTAATAATGCATATAATATACAAGCATAAGATAATATAATCAGTATTAATGGTACAAAGAGTAATACTGCAATACTAATAAAAGCCATTATTGAATTAGGAAAATTGTCATTGCAAGCAAGACGATACACAGGCCCGTGATCACAGAAGGAGCTCTCTATCACAGTTGATTTACAAAAGGACAGTCTAGTAATTAAAACTACTAGAGTAATTATCATCGCTGTTGCAAAACACCATACTATGGTTATTATCACAATCATCCAATTGTTTGTGATGATGATGTGATAATTCAGTGGAAAACAAATAGCAACAAACCTGTCATAAGCTAGTATAACAAGAGTGAGAGACTGTATGGTAggaaacaaaaaggcaaaaaacatatTGGCCAAACAGGCTTCATATGTGATGAACCGAGAATCAAAGAGAAATGTCTCAATCATTTTAGGAATAATAGCTGTGCTGGCACACATGTCAGCTACAGCCAGATTCAAAAGAACCACATACTTAGGGGTGTGAAGACTTCGCTCCAtgtatataatgaatataatgaAGGAGTTTTCTAATACACATATGACATAAACAAGGCTCaggaatatataataatattgtatATATGGCATATTAATAACGCCATTTATATAAAACCTCTGAGGCCGAACAAACAGAGAATAAAGTTGAACTGTTGAATTCAAGGAGCTCATGCCAGATTTGTGTCTTGCAGTTGTGTCCCCAGGAcctgtaaatataaaattaaatttaggtTAATAAAAACTGGGTCCAAATTGAAACCCTATATGTGTAGAATTTTCCCAGGTTTTTCAATATTGTGGCTTGAATATTTCTTTCATGTTGAAGTTCCCAGATCCCCCTACTTTGAAGGGATATATGTTTAACAGAAAAATAGTCTAAGCTTTAAGTGTGACCTctaattttgctttaaaatactAATTTCATGACAAATGCCAGCACAGAAATTTCAAGCCTATgggtatgtttttttgtttctattgacgaaacaaatgaaaaacattttttgaggtGCATGgagcacactcacaccaggccacTTTTTCCTAGAAGCATCACAGCAAGAAAttaagaacatacaagctcaaCAAAAACGGGTTGTCCAGGAACTGAACCTAGGGCACcaccacaataataataataatagtagtgCTGattttgatgatgatgattcagTGTGGCTTCAATGCATTTATACATTCAAAAGATAACTAATATGGTGTCACagttcttaatattttaaagcaaaatcaGGCTAGCTTATTGTGTTTCAGCATCTAAATTATTGTACCATTTCTATATGTGCGTATCGTGTTTctgattcttttctttcatgtgttaaaatatatttgtttctcACTAAAGTTGTAAATTCAGTGCATACTGTACCTAAGAAATTTGAAACATtcgattttatatacagtactcaccTTAACATGTGTgcaaatatttctgaaattggGAATCTTCCAGTAAGTTGGAAGCTATATGCATAAACTGTAATTGAGTACAGCCTTTTATAAATGAAGCTCTTTGATGTCTTTGCTATGAGCTGATGGGGGACTGTTGAATCATAATGTCAACATTAATCATACAGTGCTCAAGAGAACTAAATTTCCCAATAGAAAAGCAAGTTGTGTGAAGGAGAAAGTTAGAATGTACAAAAGTAGAAATTAGGGGGAGAAGACTTACAAAAGGGGCtatcatgtttaaaatgtttattttgtacaaCTTTACCTACATAAAACTtgactgtattaaaagtttaTTGAGAGTAGATAGGTACAATGCCTAATTCTCACACTAAAAAGGAGAATTAGATATTAACAATTCATTATGTAGTAAACTATTGAGCAGTGTTCTTTTTATTAAGAATAATTTAGGTCATCCTTTATGGTGAACATGAAAGTAAAGGCTAATttcacacaaattaaaaaatggcCAAGTAGTATTCAAAAGtgataaacatttctttataaaaagagCTGTTTGGCTGTGCATGTTTCATGTCAATTTAAAAGGAACTGCATATGTGTGTGAAGACTATTTATTACTTATGTAATGAGAAAACTGTTCTCTAGACCAGCTAAGACATAAACAAAGCACAGAGCATATAACAGTGCTTTACATATCGATTGTCAGAAAAGCTATTAATATGAAAGCATTGAGATAGAAGAAATCTATCAGAAGACCAGACTCTTTTGCTAATCATGTATCTGTTGCTGTCTCATTGAAGTGTAATTTAATTAGGCATTGTTCAGTGGCATCAGCACTTCCTTGTGGAGATGTGTTGTGTTTTAAAagttaacagagcatttcataatttctaacaatgaaaattatttaaactgcgacacttatcttcaaccagagctcaaaacatcacgaggatcctcaagagcacaacaaagactgtattaattaaaagatacttgtatcagatacattagAATCCAAGCTCTTTTATCTAGGCTTTCTTATCGATGCTAAGAAAatgtatcacacagtaaaaagtcaaatttctggggcgtccgtataccagagattatggtaccgcttCGGAAGGGTGTCAactagtcagattccaggactggaattatctgttttataattaagaatatgtaatcacgtatctaaagaaattaataattatattaatttaaggatctaaatatctaaatatatgtatctataaaccaaaaccccttttttttgcttaaactaGTAgttcttaagtacagtacagtaagtacttattgtacagtacttacgGTAGTGCTTTACGCGTTtagaaagctaggtgttagcataaactattagtaatcaataatattaaatttaacacTAATAAATTGtgttaataataaattctattctactctgagggggaggaagaatgccagtggtcttttcactgataaacttatGTCAAGCCGTCAACAAAAACAAGCtgtcaaaaaaagttttaaaaaaaaaagtcaattgtgtgtccataatattgctattttgatattgctaattgcttttgctactgagtctctgtgtaatgtaaatacattttgtctccaaatccaccaccacttgtatgaatcatagactgccaaacgatgcaaattccgctgcaatggttgt from the Lepisosteus oculatus isolate fLepOcu1 chromosome 5, fLepOcu1.hap2, whole genome shotgun sequence genome contains:
- the LOC138239124 gene encoding olfactory receptor 1-like codes for the protein MSSLNSTVQLYSLFVRPQRFYINGVINMPYIQYYYIFLSLVYVICVLENSFIIFIIYMERSLHTPKYVVLLNLAVADMCASTAIIPKMIETFLFDSRFITYEACLANMFFAFLFPTIQSLTLVILAYDRFVAICFPLNYHIIITNNWMIVIITIVWCFATAMIITLVVLITRLSFCKSTVIESSFCDHGPVYRLACNDNFPNSIMAFISIAVLLFVPLILIILSYACILYALLKIASLEGRWKAFNTCTSHLMLVAVFYLTILGIYFAASSSTLHPNARILSTSLSRSIPYLLNPIIHVLKTEEIKESIKKIFKRNRV